In one window of Danaus plexippus chromosome 7, MEX_DaPlex, whole genome shotgun sequence DNA:
- the LOC116770604 gene encoding chorion class B protein L11-like gives MNNMRTLIVVCALVACAVAENVREKRGFLGGIHSVGGYSGGYSGYGGHSAGYLGHGYGGYGGSIGGYSGGYGYSAPAAKVITVNKVVNSHRVVDVPQVVNVRKVVSVPQVVSVNKVVAAPSYSSYGGGFSSGYGSGFGHGSGYGGYSSGYGSGYSSGHGYSNGWW, from the exons ATGAACAACATGAGGACCCTC ATCGTAGTCTGCGCCTTGGTGGCCTGTGCCGTAGCTGAGAACGTACGCGAAAAGCGCGGTTTCCTCGGCGGCATACACTCTGTAGGCGGGTACAGTGGCGGATACAGCGGCTATGGAGGCCACAGTGCAGGTTACCTTGGACACGGCTATGGAGGGTACGGGGGGAGTATCGGGGGATACAGCGGAGGATACGGCTACTCCGCGCCCGCCGCTAAAGTCATCACCGTCAACAAAGTTGTCAACTCTCACCGCGTCGTGGACGTCCCTCAAGTAGTGAACGTCCGCAAGGTGGTGTCCGTGCCCCAAGTGGTGTCCGTCAACAAGGTCGTGGCCGCTCCCAGCTACAGCTCCTATGGCGGTGGCTTCAGCTCCGGATATGGTTCTGGTTTCGGCCACGGTTCTGGCTACGGAGGATACAGTTCTGGATACGGATCGGGTTACAGCTCTGGTCATGGATACTCCAACGGCTGGTGGTGA
- the LOC133318753 gene encoding uncharacterized protein LOC133318753 gives MKSCIVVCCLFACALAGVPREKRGFLGGLHSSDVYSGYSAPIISLSEPVLGYSAPAAKLVSVNKVVNSHRVVDVPQVVNVRKVVSVPQVVSVNKLVAAPSYSSYGSGLGLASGWDHGYSSGW, from the exons atgaaatcttgT ATCGTAGTATGCTGCCTGTTCGCGTGCGCCCTCGCCGGCGTCCCCCGTGAGAAGCGCGGCTTCCTGGGCGGGCTGCACTCCTCGGACGTGTACAGCGGCTACTCCGCTCCCATCATCAGCCTCTCGGAGCCCGTCCTCGGCTACTCCGCGCCCGCTGCCAAACTCGTCAGCGTCAACAAAGTGGTCAACTCTCACCGCGTCGTGGACGTCCCTCAAGTAGTGAACGTCCGCAAGGTGGTGTCCGTGCCTCAAGTGGTGTCCGTCAACAAGCTGGTGGCCGCTCCCAGCTACAGCTCCTACGGCAGCGGACTGGGACTGGCTTCGGGCTGGGACCACGGATATTCCAGCGGATGGTGA
- the LOC116770601 gene encoding cuticle protein 16.5-like, with amino-acid sequence MNTFILFLAVVACVTSDNIRVKRGYLHGLHSANGVSSGSQGYSYPAPARYAASAAIPALSYAAPAASYVSVPSLSQSSSGISYSSSAASHSSPLVSPVPALPLAPAVSYPSPAVSYSSPISYASPAVSHASYSAPSVSYSAPSAQSVSYSSPGISYPAPAAYPVSYSVPAASSVSYSAPAVSYSHSAASYSAPVASSVAYSAPVPSLGSYSAPIISHSAPAASSVSYSSPAISYSAPAASSVSYSAPAVSYSRPAASYQQLQPAVSSRVVTVNKVVKVKKVVTVPQVVNVRKVIEVPQVVSLKKVVSVPNSSGQYASQYASQYGAGTGYGSGW; translated from the exons ATGAATACTTTT ATTCTATTTCTCGCCGTCGTGGCTTGTGTTACGTCTGACAATATCCGTGTAAAGAGAGGTTACCTCCACGGTCTCCATAGTGCTAACGGAGTTTCCAGCGGCTCTCAGGGCTACAGCTATCCAGCACCAGCGAGATATGCGGCCTCTGCTGCGATCCCCGCATTAAGCTACGCCGCTCCGGCTGCATCATATGTCAGTGTACCTTCTCTATCCCAATCCTCTTCTGGTATTTCTTACTCTTCCTCTGCAGCCTCTCACTCCTCTCCCTTAGTGTCCCCCGTTCCTGCATTACCTCTTGCTCCAGCTGTGTCCTATCCTAGTCCCGCGGTCTCTTACTCTTCTCCAATTTCTTATGCATCTCCAGCTGTGTCCCACGCCTCTTACTCAGCCCCTTCCGTCTCCTATTCCGCACCATCTGCTCAGTCGGTCTCTTACTCTTCCCCTGGGATTTCTTACCCGGCTCCCGCTGCCTATCCAGTATCTTACTCTGTACCTGCTGCCTCTTCAGTATCCTACTCTGCTCCTGCAGTCTCTTACTCTCATTCTGCAGCTTCCTATTCAGCCCCAGTAGCTTCTTCAGTGGCCTACTCTGCTCCTGTTCCCTCTCTAGGGTCATACTCTGCTCCCATAATCTCACACTCAGCCCCAGCTGCTTCGTCAGTTTCCTATTCCTCTCCTGCAATCTCTTACTCCGCCCCTGCTGCTTCTTCAGTCTCCTACTCTGCACCAGCTGTAAGCTACAGTAGACCGGCAGCCAGTTACCAGCAACTGCAGCCAGCGGTCTCCTCTCGTGTAGTAACTGTAAATAAAGTCGTTAAAGTAAAGAAAGTAGTCACTGTGCCGCAAGTAGTGAATGTACGAAAAGTCATCGAAGTACCTCAAGTAGTGTCCTTGAAGAAGGTTGTCTCCGTCCCAAACTCGAGCGGCCAGTACGCGAGCCAGTACGCGAGCCAGTACGGCGCGGGGACAGGCTATGGAAGCGGCTGGTGA
- the LOC116770609 gene encoding uncharacterized protein LOC116770609, whose translation MKSFIVVCCLFACALAGVPREKRGFLGGLHSSDVYSGYSAPIISLSEPVLGYSAPAAKLVSVNKVVNSHRVVDVPQVVNVRKVVSVPEVVSVNKVVAAPSYSSYGGGLGLASGWDHGYSSGW comes from the exons ATGAAATCCTTC ATCGTAGTATGCTGCCTGTTCGCGTGCGCCCTCGCCGGCGTCCCCCGTGAGAAGCGCGGCTTCCTGGGCGGGCTGCACTCCTCGGACGTGTACAGCGGCTACTCCGCTCCCATCATCAGCCTCTCGGAGCCCGTCCTCGGCTACTCCGCGCCCGCTGCCAAACTCGTCAGCGTCAACAAAGTGGTCAACTCTCACCGCGTCGTGGACGTTCCTCAAGTAGTGAACGTCCGCAAGGTGGTATCCGTGCCCGAAGTGGTGTCCGTCAACAAGGTCGTGGCCGCTCCCAGCTACAGCTCCTACGGCGGCGGACTGGGACTGGCTTCGGGCTGGGACCACGGATACTCTAGCGGATGGTGA